A window of the Blastopirellula sediminis genome harbors these coding sequences:
- a CDS encoding trypsin-like peptidase domain-containing protein — translation MRHPASRHLLTLFVLVCVASGMTVRNAVGTELRMTPIVKAVQGVKESIVNIHGHKTISTASAIGDAPRQVNGMGTGVIVDERGYIITNQHVVEGVRRIQVTLNDGTTYVAQLIAFDEKTDLALIKIDAEKALPVVTTGTSSDLMPGETVIAVGNAYGYENSVTRGIISALHRTVQVSDTQKYYDLIQTDASINPGNSGGPLLNIDGEMIGINVAVRVGAQGIGFAIPADTVMEVASQLMSIQRLDAHWHGIVGETKFVNGVASFHVKSVEPNSPASLCGIQTGDVITAIDDLEVCRMLDVERALLDRETGEEVSFKVSRGEGDEKSMSLVLQGQGAGGNYVDAAWELLGIRVQSVPSNEFRANNSRYRGGLRITAVKAYSPAARQQIRVGDVLVGMHEWETISVDNLEYILKSDVIAQKRPIKFYILRDNETFYGDIAVANYRVR, via the coding sequence ATGCGTCACCCTGCCTCGCGTCATCTCTTGACCTTGTTCGTTCTCGTTTGCGTCGCGTCCGGCATGACCGTTCGCAATGCGGTCGGGACGGAACTCCGCATGACGCCGATCGTCAAAGCGGTTCAAGGGGTGAAAGAGTCGATCGTGAACATTCACGGTCATAAAACGATCTCTACCGCCAGCGCGATTGGCGACGCTCCCCGGCAAGTGAACGGCATGGGCACCGGCGTAATCGTCGATGAACGTGGCTACATCATCACCAACCAGCACGTGGTTGAAGGAGTTCGCCGCATTCAGGTCACGCTGAATGACGGAACCACCTACGTCGCCCAGCTGATCGCCTTCGACGAAAAGACCGACCTGGCGCTGATCAAGATCGACGCCGAAAAGGCCCTGCCGGTCGTCACCACCGGCACCTCGTCCGACCTGATGCCGGGCGAAACCGTCATCGCCGTCGGCAACGCCTACGGTTACGAAAACTCGGTTACCCGCGGCATCATCAGCGCCCTGCACCGCACCGTCCAGGTTAGCGATACGCAGAAGTACTACGACCTGATCCAGACTGACGCCAGCATCAACCCGGGCAACAGCGGCGGCCCGCTGCTGAACATCGACGGCGAAATGATCGGCATCAACGTCGCCGTTCGCGTCGGTGCCCAGGGGATCGGCTTTGCGATTCCGGCCGACACCGTGATGGAAGTCGCGTCGCAGCTGATGTCGATTCAGCGTCTCGACGCTCACTGGCACGGCATCGTCGGCGAAACCAAATTCGTCAACGGCGTCGCCAGCTTCCATGTGAAGTCGGTTGAGCCGAACAGCCCCGCTTCGCTCTGCGGCATTCAGACCGGCGACGTCATCACCGCGATCGACGACCTGGAAGTCTGCCGCATGCTCGACGTCGAACGGGCCCTGCTCGATCGCGAAACGGGCGAAGAGGTCTCGTTCAAGGTGTCGCGAGGCGAAGGAGACGAAAAGTCGATGTCGCTGGTGCTGCAAGGCCAAGGCGCCGGCGGCAACTATGTCGACGCCGCCTGGGAACTGCTCGGCATCCGCGTGCAGTCCGTTCCGTCGAACGAATTCCGAGCCAACAACTCGCGTTATCGCGGCGGCCTTCGCATCACCGCGGTCAAGGCTTACAGCCCGGCCGCTCGCCAGCAGATTCGCGTCGGCGACGTGCTGGTCGGCATGCACGAATGGGAAACGATCTCGGTCGACAACCTGGAGTACATCCTGAAGAGCGACGTCATCGCTCAGAAGCGACCGATCAAGTTCTACATTCTTCGCGACAACGAAACCTTCTACGGCGACATCGCGGTGGCCAACTATCGCGTTCGCTAG
- a CDS encoding DUF4345 family protein, with amino-acid sequence MVTIIARVFLALVGCLYVGLGIWCAVAPQKTSAVVGFTLQPGSGQSEFLTVYGGLEVGLGLLFLWPLYRSGDFEFPLAACLMVHACLVLFRTIGFFSFSGMSSTTYNVAAAEWVIFLTSAVLFFWKR; translated from the coding sequence ATGGTGACGATAATCGCGCGCGTGTTTTTGGCGCTCGTGGGCTGCCTCTACGTGGGACTGGGAATCTGGTGCGCTGTTGCGCCGCAGAAGACGTCCGCGGTCGTCGGCTTCACGCTGCAGCCGGGCTCTGGACAGTCGGAATTCTTGACGGTCTACGGTGGGCTAGAGGTGGGGCTGGGCCTGTTGTTCCTGTGGCCCCTTTATCGGAGCGGGGACTTTGAATTCCCGCTGGCGGCGTGCTTGATGGTGCACGCGTGTCTGGTCCTGTTTCGGACGATTGGGTTTTTTTCGTTCAGTGGTATGTCGTCGACGACTTATAACGTCGCCGCGGCGGAGTGGGTGATTTTTCTGACCTCCGCCGTGTTGTTCTTTTGGAAGCGTTAG
- a CDS encoding SMI1/KNR4 family protein has translation MRDLAELGFKSTGIETEESISHLESLLGVPLPSQFRRHLLLHGGGYLDDCIYECQMPTPFGHGNIVQIAGTRDMETTIYSETIPWNLLCIGEGHLGQSTCISIAGLDHGKCYAFDCNMRFYWSERDIKALPHLDPSIIEFFRLRDEDELPERPWGYENCYLATDSFDELLGKLQRLPE, from the coding sequence ATGCGAGATCTGGCCGAGCTTGGATTCAAATCAACGGGCATCGAAACCGAGGAGTCGATTTCGCACCTGGAGTCGCTCTTGGGAGTGCCGCTGCCGAGTCAGTTCCGCCGTCACTTGCTGCTGCATGGGGGCGGCTATCTGGACGACTGCATCTATGAGTGCCAGATGCCGACGCCGTTTGGACATGGGAACATCGTACAAATCGCCGGCACTCGGGATATGGAGACGACGATCTATTCGGAGACGATTCCCTGGAATCTACTCTGCATCGGCGAAGGGCATCTGGGGCAGTCGACCTGCATCTCGATCGCCGGCCTTGATCATGGCAAGTGCTACGCTTTTGATTGCAATATGCGGTTTTATTGGAGCGAGAGGGACATTAAAGCGCTTCCGCACCTTGATCCTTCGATCATCGAGTTCTTTCGCCTCCGCGACGAAGACGAACTGCCGGAACGTCCGTGGGGTTACGAAAATTGTTACCTGGCGACCGATTCGTTTGACGAGTTATTAGGGAAGCTCCAACGATTGCCTGAATGA
- a CDS encoding right-handed parallel beta-helix repeat-containing protein, translating into MRSLPSFVLSLFLLSIASTQCLAAELFVSPSGDDAQPGTKEKPLRTLAAAQTAVRKLKTDQAVTVTIRGGRYELAKPLIFTPEDNGTKNHPILWQAAAGEEVVLSGGQTLQLTWQAYRNGIFSAALPEGVTVDQLFLNGERLTLARYPNFDPHVSIFNGYAADAIDPQRIAHWSDPTTGIFHAMHPGKWGGFSYWIKGKKGDGTLELEGGWQGNRPGDPHKQFRFIENIFEELDAPGEWFADKKTRTLYVYPPQGVDLSTAVVQAVSLRSLIELRGSLATPVEWITFRGLTFTQTARTFMETREPLLRTDWTIYRGGALLLDGTEDCQVDDCDFDQVGGNAIFVNNYNRRVTVQNCRIERSGAGGVTFVGDPAAVRSPLFRYEERQPLAEIDLTPGPKTENYPADCLVEDCLITQVGRFEKQSTGVGIDMAARITVRHCSIYDVPRAGINIGDGCWGGHLVEFCDVFDTVLETGDHGAFNSWGRDRFWLSNAKEVNARVAAHPELPLLDVVEPIVLRNNRWRCDHGWDIDLDDGSSNYHIYNNLCLSGGIKNREGYRRTVENNIAVGNGFHPHVWYANSHDRFERNIVFRKHAPIGMPAAWGDSIDRNLLHSEAAKSPEPAKVLQASSKQDADSISANALFVDPAHGDFTVQSDSPALKLGFQNFPMNQFGVRTAKLKALARTPSFSSGKEEKSKRDQRRSKWQDLTVRNVIGLGDQSAFGLPSEAGMIVVAAPANSALAKAGVQVGDVIIECDGKEIAEIAKLPKSITSMKTITIWRNQQAVVLQLAGA; encoded by the coding sequence ATGCGCTCGCTTCCCTCTTTCGTTCTCTCCCTGTTCCTGCTGTCGATCGCTTCTACGCAATGCCTCGCTGCAGAGCTGTTCGTCAGCCCAAGCGGCGACGATGCGCAGCCCGGCACGAAAGAGAAACCGCTGCGAACGCTCGCGGCCGCGCAAACTGCCGTTCGCAAATTAAAAACCGATCAGGCAGTGACGGTCACCATTCGCGGCGGCCGCTATGAACTGGCCAAGCCGCTGATCTTTACGCCGGAGGACAACGGTACGAAGAATCATCCGATCCTCTGGCAAGCGGCAGCCGGAGAAGAGGTCGTCCTTAGCGGCGGGCAAACGCTGCAGCTCACTTGGCAGGCATATCGCAACGGCATTTTCTCCGCGGCGCTACCGGAAGGCGTCACGGTTGATCAGCTCTTCCTCAACGGCGAGCGGCTTACGCTGGCCCGTTATCCCAATTTTGATCCCCACGTTTCGATCTTCAACGGCTACGCCGCCGACGCGATCGATCCGCAGCGGATCGCTCACTGGTCCGATCCGACGACCGGGATCTTTCACGCGATGCACCCCGGCAAATGGGGCGGCTTCAGCTATTGGATCAAAGGAAAGAAGGGAGACGGCACGCTTGAGCTTGAGGGAGGCTGGCAAGGCAACCGCCCCGGCGATCCGCACAAGCAGTTTCGCTTTATCGAGAACATCTTCGAAGAACTCGACGCCCCCGGCGAATGGTTCGCCGATAAGAAAACGCGTACGCTTTACGTCTATCCGCCTCAAGGCGTCGATCTCTCCACAGCCGTCGTGCAAGCCGTTTCGCTCCGCAGTTTGATCGAACTTCGCGGCAGCCTCGCTACGCCGGTCGAGTGGATCACGTTCCGCGGACTAACTTTCACGCAGACGGCTCGCACCTTCATGGAGACCCGCGAGCCGCTGCTCCGTACCGACTGGACCATCTATCGCGGCGGCGCCCTGTTGCTCGACGGAACCGAAGACTGCCAGGTCGACGATTGCGACTTCGACCAGGTCGGCGGCAACGCCATCTTCGTCAACAACTACAACCGCCGCGTAACCGTCCAGAACTGTCGGATCGAACGTTCCGGCGCCGGCGGCGTCACCTTCGTCGGCGATCCCGCGGCGGTCCGCAGCCCGCTCTTCCGCTACGAAGAACGCCAGCCGCTCGCCGAAATCGATCTGACGCCCGGCCCCAAAACCGAAAACTATCCGGCCGATTGCCTGGTCGAAGATTGTCTCATTACGCAAGTCGGACGATTTGAAAAACAATCGACCGGCGTCGGCATCGATATGGCCGCGCGGATCACCGTTCGCCACTGCAGCATCTACGACGTTCCCCGCGCCGGAATTAACATCGGCGACGGCTGTTGGGGCGGGCACCTGGTCGAATTCTGCGATGTGTTCGACACGGTGCTCGAAACCGGCGACCATGGCGCGTTCAACTCGTGGGGACGCGATCGTTTTTGGCTTTCCAATGCCAAAGAAGTGAACGCCCGCGTCGCCGCCCATCCCGAACTTCCGCTCTTGGATGTCGTCGAGCCGATCGTCCTCCGCAACAATCGCTGGCGGTGCGACCATGGCTGGGACATCGACCTGGACGACGGTTCGAGCAATTACCACATCTACAACAACCTTTGCCTCAGCGGCGGCATCAAGAATCGCGAAGGGTATCGCCGGACCGTTGAAAACAACATCGCCGTAGGCAATGGCTTTCACCCGCACGTCTGGTACGCCAACAGCCACGATCGTTTCGAGCGGAACATCGTCTTCCGAAAACATGCGCCGATCGGCATGCCGGCCGCTTGGGGCGATTCGATCGATCGCAATCTGCTTCACAGCGAAGCGGCGAAATCTCCGGAACCCGCCAAAGTGCTGCAGGCCTCCTCGAAACAAGACGCCGACTCCATTTCGGCCAACGCCCTGTTCGTCGATCCGGCCCACGGCGACTTCACGGTCCAGTCCGACTCGCCGGCCCTGAAGCTCGGCTTCCAGAACTTCCCGATGAACCAGTTCGGCGTTCGCACCGCTAAGTTGAAGGCCCTCGCCCGAACCCCTTCGTTTTCCAGCGGCAAAGAGGAAAAGTCGAAACGGGATCAACGACGCAGCAAGTGGCAAGACCTGACCGTTCGAAACGTCATCGGACTCGGCGATCAATCGGCGTTCGGCCTCCCCAGCGAAGCCGGCATGATCGTCGTCGCCGCGCCGGCCAACAGCGCCCTCGCCAAAGCCGGCGTTCAAGTTGGGGACGTCATCATTGAGTGCGACGGCAAGGAGATCGCGGAGATCGCCAAGCTGCCGAAATCGATCACCAGCATGAAGACCATCACAATCTGGCGCAATCAACAGGCAGTCGTTTTGCAGCTCGCAGGCGCATAG
- a CDS encoding DMT family transporter, with protein MMQPWVFLAGAILLEVAGTTSMKLSEGFTRPLPSLLLFFFYAGSFTSLTFALNKIDVSHAYAVWSGVGTALIAVIGMCFFRETFSPIKLASILMIIFGVVGLNMCGTKH; from the coding sequence ATGATGCAACCTTGGGTCTTTCTGGCCGGCGCCATCCTGTTGGAAGTCGCCGGCACCACGTCGATGAAGTTGTCGGAAGGGTTCACCCGGCCGCTGCCGTCGCTGCTGCTATTCTTCTTTTACGCCGGGTCGTTCACGTCGCTCACCTTCGCACTGAACAAGATCGACGTCAGCCACGCGTACGCCGTCTGGTCGGGCGTCGGCACCGCCCTGATCGCGGTGATCGGCATGTGCTTCTTCCGCGAGACCTTCTCGCCGATCAAACTGGCCAGCATCCTGATGATCATCTTCGGCGTCGTCGGCCTGAACATGTGCGGGACGAAGCACTAG
- a CDS encoding UDP-N-acetylmuramoyl-L-alanyl-D-glutamate--2,6-diaminopimelate ligase — MTLSTQPTSAVSLRRLLPDAKILGAEDIVVRSCAANSKLCLPDELFVAMVGAHEDGHDYVEEAIANGASAILSERALPTNVPVCIVENSHSAYAKICQALAGDPSKRMRVIGVTGTNGKTTVCRLIQSIMETAGATVGMSSSLGYDNGYDRQPWDCDTPSAAILADLLSRMEYNGCTHAVIEASSEALSRDRLDGIELDAVAITNLRNDHLDVHGSVANYHRAKKKILGRLRETGFAVVNADDAACSKLLSQIDTPALSVALHGAAEITASVVERHKSEQTFLLSAGDETVPVCTRMIGDHHVYNCLVAAAVGLVYGVDLKTVVRGLERVESIPGRMQRIECGQPFGVFVDQADTPDALAMALKSLRRVTHGRVICVFGSDGHDDMSKRPLLGRVAERGADLSLITSSAISGRGSLEVIHDVLDGYERPAKAHVMPDRTAAIEWALSEAQTGDTVLIAGRGAPNLQSLREEELPLDDVAIAQTWLYREQPEAEVEDDGPVLLKFPRG; from the coding sequence ATGACTTTGTCCACGCAGCCTACGTCCGCGGTATCGCTTCGCCGGTTGTTGCCTGACGCCAAAATTCTTGGCGCCGAGGACATCGTCGTCCGCTCTTGTGCGGCGAATTCCAAGCTTTGCCTCCCCGACGAACTCTTCGTCGCGATGGTCGGCGCCCACGAGGATGGGCACGATTACGTCGAAGAGGCGATCGCCAATGGAGCCTCAGCAATTCTCTCGGAACGAGCCTTGCCGACCAACGTCCCGGTCTGCATCGTCGAAAACAGCCACTCCGCCTACGCCAAAATCTGCCAGGCCTTGGCTGGCGACCCGTCGAAACGGATGCGGGTCATCGGCGTCACCGGCACCAACGGCAAAACGACCGTCTGCCGACTCATTCAATCGATCATGGAAACGGCCGGCGCCACCGTCGGCATGTCGTCGTCGCTCGGTTACGACAACGGCTACGATCGCCAACCGTGGGACTGCGACACTCCGAGCGCCGCCATTCTGGCCGACCTCCTTTCCCGCATGGAATACAACGGCTGCACCCACGCCGTGATCGAAGCTTCCAGCGAAGCGTTGTCGCGCGATCGTCTCGACGGGATCGAACTCGACGCCGTTGCGATTACCAACTTGCGCAACGATCATCTCGACGTCCACGGTTCTGTCGCCAACTATCACCGCGCCAAGAAAAAGATTCTCGGCCGTCTGCGTGAGACCGGTTTCGCCGTGGTCAATGCGGACGACGCAGCTTGCTCGAAACTGCTTTCGCAAATCGATACGCCGGCTCTGTCGGTCGCGCTGCATGGCGCCGCCGAAATCACCGCCAGCGTCGTCGAACGTCATAAGAGCGAACAAACCTTCCTGCTGTCGGCCGGCGACGAAACCGTTCCGGTCTGCACCCGGATGATCGGCGATCATCACGTCTACAACTGTCTGGTCGCTGCGGCGGTCGGGCTGGTCTATGGCGTCGACCTGAAGACGGTCGTTCGCGGCCTGGAACGAGTCGAATCGATCCCAGGCCGGATGCAGCGAATCGAATGTGGTCAGCCGTTCGGCGTCTTCGTCGATCAGGCCGACACACCGGACGCGCTGGCGATGGCGCTGAAGTCGCTCCGCCGCGTAACGCACGGCCGCGTGATCTGCGTTTTCGGCAGCGATGGTCATGACGATATGAGCAAACGCCCGCTGCTGGGACGCGTCGCTGAGCGAGGCGCCGATCTCTCGCTGATCACTAGCTCGGCGATTAGCGGTCGCGGTTCGCTCGAAGTGATTCACGACGTCCTCGACGGTTACGAACGTCCGGCCAAGGCCCACGTCATGCCCGATCGCACTGCCGCCATCGAATGGGCGCTCAGCGAAGCCCAAACCGGAGACACCGTCCTGATCGCCGGCCGCGGAGCTCCGAACCTGCAATCGCTCCGCGAAGAAGAGCTGCCGCTCGACGACGTCGCGATCGCACAAACCTGGCTCTACCGCGAACAACCAGAAGCCGAAGTGGAAGACGACGGCCCGGTGCTGCTGAAGTTCCCCCGCGGCTAA